A portion of the Rhodococcus pseudokoreensis genome contains these proteins:
- a CDS encoding CHASE3 domain-containing protein: MSLRTLLWLAIGILVALFAVSAAFSVYGRLVVRASENVLSERLLPAQHAVSDLTTAYVDQETGQRGYVLTGDPSFLEPYDAGRDAAAASLSDLNALLAGDAKASATLDAVVEAANTWTAQASEPEILARRNDEIADEQVVAMTATGKELFDGLRSHLQDLNALTDERVTEQVDRVRSAQIVANVATAVAFVLAIGTAIASLYLTRRLLTRPIERLVADIGAVAEGDYEREIGTDGPREVSMIGGAVDTMRTSLLTQNRQLVRAEHERTRHDEQTRMAADLHDLTIQRVFGLGLALTSLARRHPRLATDLDPLIDETDSIVRGLRAVIFDLQIGAAGLSNGSASLSAAVGEIVESSTAALGFTPDVCLDGPVDQFSGHDAGPELQAVLREALSNVARHAHATSCRVMVAADDDRLALSVTDDGTGMGADVIRGHGLANICNRAAQLGGRAVIRDGAPGTVVEWEVPAS, encoded by the coding sequence CCTCGTGGCCCTGTTCGCCGTTTCTGCCGCGTTTTCCGTGTACGGGAGACTGGTGGTTCGTGCGTCCGAGAACGTACTCTCCGAGCGCCTCCTGCCCGCGCAGCATGCTGTGTCGGATCTGACGACCGCCTATGTGGACCAGGAGACCGGGCAGCGCGGTTACGTGCTGACCGGTGATCCGAGTTTCCTCGAACCGTACGACGCAGGCAGGGACGCCGCGGCCGCGTCCCTGTCGGATCTGAACGCGCTGCTTGCCGGCGACGCCAAGGCTTCGGCAACGCTGGACGCGGTCGTCGAGGCGGCGAACACCTGGACCGCGCAGGCCAGTGAGCCGGAGATACTCGCTCGCCGCAACGACGAGATAGCGGACGAGCAGGTCGTGGCCATGACTGCCACGGGCAAGGAATTGTTCGACGGGCTGCGCTCACACCTTCAGGACCTCAATGCCCTGACCGATGAACGGGTGACCGAACAGGTCGATCGGGTTCGCTCGGCGCAGATCGTGGCGAATGTCGCGACCGCCGTGGCGTTCGTTCTCGCGATCGGCACCGCGATAGCCTCCCTGTATCTGACGCGACGATTGCTGACCCGGCCGATCGAGCGTCTCGTCGCCGATATCGGCGCGGTGGCCGAGGGCGACTACGAGCGGGAAATCGGCACCGACGGGCCGAGGGAAGTGTCGATGATCGGCGGCGCCGTCGACACCATGCGAACCAGCCTGCTCACCCAGAACCGGCAACTCGTGCGGGCGGAACACGAACGAACCCGCCACGACGAACAGACCCGGATGGCGGCCGATCTGCACGACCTGACGATTCAGCGCGTGTTCGGGCTGGGGCTGGCATTGACCTCCCTGGCTCGACGGCATCCCCGCCTCGCCACGGATCTCGATCCGCTGATCGACGAAACCGACAGCATCGTTCGCGGATTGCGCGCGGTCATCTTCGACCTTCAGATCGGTGCGGCGGGGCTGTCGAACGGGTCCGCAAGTTTGAGTGCGGCGGTCGGTGAGATCGTCGAGAGCAGCACGGCCGCACTCGGTTTCACTCCCGACGTGTGCCTGGACGGGCCGGTCGACCAATTCTCGGGCCACGACGCCGGTCCGGAACTTCAGGCGGTGCTCCGCGAGGCCCTGAGCAACGTTGCCCGTCACGCCCATGCGACGTCGTGCCGTGTGATGGTCGCCGCCGACGACGACCGCCTGGCGCTGAGCGTGACCGACGACGGTACCGGGATGGGCGCGGACGTCATCCGGGGGCACGGGCTGGCGAACATATGCAACCGAGCCGCGCAACTCGGCGGTCGTGCCGTCATCCGCGACGGCGCGCCGGGGACAGTGGTCGAGTGGGAAGTGCCCGCGTCCTGA
- a CDS encoding DUF5990 family protein, producing MQLVIEATDLPGSSCPPGSNFPGYDNIHVAVQRRGALGDLLDLHPGDATTARWVLECKATPTPTGLDITGPYVQGRPGGRFVYLSWGSIGRDGEFDMFRRAKLMWDGVDRATADAAAAAGRITARLGLTDARGNPLCAAVRPPLIEWSA from the coding sequence GTGCAACTCGTGATCGAGGCAACCGACCTTCCCGGATCGTCGTGCCCGCCGGGGTCCAATTTCCCCGGCTACGACAACATCCATGTGGCCGTGCAGCGCCGCGGCGCTCTCGGCGATCTCCTCGACCTGCATCCAGGGGACGCGACCACGGCCCGCTGGGTTCTCGAGTGCAAGGCGACCCCGACGCCGACGGGTCTCGACATCACCGGTCCGTACGTACAGGGCCGCCCCGGCGGGCGCTTCGTCTACCTGTCGTGGGGGTCGATCGGCCGAGATGGCGAATTCGATATGTTCCGGCGGGCAAAGTTAATGTGGGACGGGGTGGATCGGGCCACCGCGGATGCGGCGGCGGCGGCCGGACGCATCACCGCGCGACTCGGACTCACCGACGCCCGCGGGAATCCCCTGTGCGCTGCAGTGCGTCCGCCGTTGATCGAGTGGTCCGCGTAG
- a CDS encoding DoxX family protein has translation MTTTPPATGASAATPAPTDGTTKKARVAGLVVSALAVLFLLFDSLIHIANTQMVREAMAELGFAENLNRVIGVVLLVCLILYIVPITSILGAVLLTGYLGGAVATNMLTEQPIVSTTLFPIYVGIFVWGGLYLRDPLVRSIMPVRRA, from the coding sequence ATGACCACGACACCTCCCGCCACCGGAGCGTCCGCCGCGACACCCGCGCCCACGGACGGAACGACGAAGAAGGCCCGAGTTGCAGGGCTCGTCGTCAGCGCACTCGCGGTGCTGTTTCTCCTCTTCGACTCGCTCATCCACATCGCGAACACCCAGATGGTGCGTGAGGCGATGGCAGAACTGGGCTTCGCCGAGAACCTCAACCGCGTGATCGGGGTGGTTCTGCTGGTGTGTCTGATTCTCTACATCGTGCCCATCACCTCGATCCTGGGCGCCGTGCTGCTCACCGGATACCTCGGTGGAGCGGTCGCTACCAACATGCTCACCGAGCAACCGATCGTCAGCACCACCCTGTTCCCGATCTATGTGGGCATATTCGTGTGGGGCGGGCTGTACCTCCGCGACCCGCTGGTGCGCTCGATCATGCCCGTTCGGCGCGCCTGA
- a CDS encoding haloacid dehalogenase type II, protein MGGVRFRSPSTGRSIRAVLFDTFGTVVDWRTDIASAVAGYAERHRLELDAAAFADRWRDRYQPSMEPIRSGAREFVTLDTLHRENLDAALLESGIDPSDHDAGELDELSRTWHELTPWPDSVPGLTAIRSDYIIGPLSNGNTSLLLDMAKNAGIPWDVIIGSDINRIYKPHPRAYLHTAHLLGLHPGEVMLAAAHNGDLEAAQAAGLATAFILRPLEHGPHQTTDLAPTVSWDISATDITDLAAQLRAASTG, encoded by the coding sequence ATGGGTGGTGTGCGGTTCCGGTCCCCGTCGACGGGACGCAGTATTCGTGCCGTGCTGTTCGATACGTTCGGCACCGTCGTCGACTGGCGCACCGATATCGCCTCCGCTGTGGCGGGCTACGCGGAACGCCATCGGCTCGAGTTGGACGCAGCCGCGTTCGCCGACCGGTGGCGGGACCGCTACCAGCCGTCGATGGAACCCATCCGGTCCGGCGCCCGCGAGTTCGTGACGCTCGATACCCTGCACCGCGAAAACCTCGACGCCGCGCTCCTCGAATCGGGCATCGACCCCTCGGATCACGACGCTGGAGAGCTGGACGAGCTCTCGCGCACATGGCACGAGCTCACTCCGTGGCCCGACAGCGTGCCCGGTCTCACCGCGATCCGGTCCGACTACATCATCGGTCCGCTCTCGAACGGCAACACTTCTCTGCTGCTCGACATGGCGAAGAATGCCGGAATCCCGTGGGATGTCATCATCGGCTCCGATATCAACCGGATCTACAAGCCGCATCCCCGGGCCTATCTGCACACCGCGCACCTTCTCGGCCTCCACCCCGGCGAAGTCATGCTCGCGGCCGCACACAACGGCGACCTCGAGGCCGCACAGGCTGCGGGCCTGGCGACAGCGTTCATTCTGCGGCCTCTCGAACACGGACCCCATCAGACCACCGATCTCGCGCCCACGGTCAGCTGGGACATCTCGGCGACCGACATCACCGATCTCGCAGCCCAGCTCCGCGCGGCATCGACAGGGTAA
- a CDS encoding glutamate ABC transporter substrate-binding protein, translated as MVRPFHARRLGLTRRLGSLAFGTVLIAGCGAPDAPTPMFSGDFTEFPVSVGARIIEPSESAPPAAEPSSCAPTASLRPGTAGVGGTLDEIRARGTLVVAVDQNTNLFSFRDPTTGTLTGFGVDVAREVARDLLGDPSKVEFRPLGSDDGADMLAHRDADMIVRPVALPCESPQDLAFSTVYLETPRRLIVRDGSGISEPADLARRRVCTHDDPASVSALSHMAPKATILAVPDWDDCLMAIQQRQVDAVVGAALLAGLVAQDPNLDIVGPDSDSARYAIALAPGNDDLVRFVNGTLERLRTDGTWTVLYDRWLSPLGPAPAPPSPEYRD; from the coding sequence ATGGTGCGACCTTTCCACGCACGACGGCTGGGCCTCACCCGGCGGCTCGGGAGCCTCGCGTTCGGAACTGTACTGATTGCCGGTTGCGGGGCGCCCGATGCACCCACCCCGATGTTCTCCGGAGACTTCACGGAGTTCCCCGTGTCCGTCGGCGCCCGGATCATCGAACCGTCCGAATCGGCGCCACCCGCCGCGGAGCCGTCGTCCTGTGCACCAACGGCGAGTCTGCGTCCGGGGACTGCCGGCGTCGGCGGCACTCTCGACGAGATCCGGGCCCGCGGAACCCTGGTCGTCGCCGTCGATCAGAACACCAACCTGTTCAGCTTCCGCGATCCGACTACCGGCACCCTCACCGGCTTCGGTGTCGACGTCGCGCGGGAGGTCGCCCGCGACCTGCTGGGCGACCCCAGCAAGGTCGAATTCCGCCCACTCGGTTCCGACGACGGAGCCGACATGCTCGCGCACCGGGACGCGGACATGATCGTGCGCCCGGTAGCACTGCCCTGCGAGAGCCCCCAGGATCTGGCCTTCTCCACGGTGTATCTGGAGACGCCCCGCCGACTCATCGTGCGGGACGGGTCCGGGATATCCGAGCCGGCGGACCTGGCACGGCGACGGGTCTGCACGCACGACGATCCGGCGTCCGTGTCGGCGCTGTCGCACATGGCCCCCAAAGCCACGATCCTTGCCGTACCCGACTGGGACGACTGCCTGATGGCCATCCAGCAACGGCAGGTCGACGCGGTCGTGGGTGCTGCCCTTCTCGCCGGCCTCGTCGCCCAGGATCCGAATCTCGACATCGTCGGTCCCGACTCCGATTCCGCCCGGTACGCCATCGCCCTCGCGCCCGGCAACGACGACCTCGTCCGCTTCGTCAATGGCACCTTGGAGCGTCTGCGCACCGACGGAACCTGGACCGTCCTCTACGATCGCTGGCTGTCGCCACTCGGCCCGGCGCCCGCACCGCCGTCCCCGGAGTACCGGGACTGA
- a CDS encoding substrate-binding domain-containing protein, whose amino-acid sequence MKTSIVNARVRAFGVAASVAAMVLGACAAPPPGDDGAKKVYFFLPNTTTTRFIERDEPLFTDFLELFAPKATVTVRNAEGDPGRQQSQVESAIADGASVLVLISADARFSGGALTAAADANVPVVLYDHDAVGGPAEVQVIFDPLEVGRRQGSRAADLIAAMPGGGLKVARVQGNLGEYGTRQFLLGQNEYLQPLIDSGKIRVVCETTIDDWDPAEGQAFADECLTRENNDIDLFVTMNDDLAGGIVAALAGRGLAGRIPVTGGQDANLGALQLIAQGSLDNTIFKNLSDQAKVAAQLTTSILHGEDLPDNMINGTIDNQYVAVPTVFLPVQNITKDNLHVVVNSGFYTWQQICAPDPDSTVCREHD is encoded by the coding sequence ATGAAGACGAGCATCGTGAACGCAAGAGTGCGCGCGTTCGGTGTCGCAGCCTCGGTCGCCGCGATGGTGCTCGGGGCGTGCGCGGCCCCGCCGCCAGGCGACGACGGGGCGAAGAAGGTCTATTTCTTCCTGCCGAACACGACGACCACCCGGTTCATCGAGCGAGACGAGCCCTTGTTCACCGACTTCCTCGAACTGTTCGCGCCGAAGGCCACCGTGACGGTCCGCAACGCCGAGGGCGATCCAGGCCGGCAGCAGAGCCAGGTCGAGTCGGCGATCGCGGACGGCGCGTCGGTGCTCGTGCTGATCTCCGCGGACGCGAGATTCTCGGGAGGAGCGTTGACCGCCGCCGCCGACGCGAACGTTCCGGTGGTGCTCTACGACCACGACGCGGTCGGCGGACCGGCGGAGGTTCAGGTGATCTTCGATCCGCTCGAGGTCGGACGACGTCAGGGGAGTCGCGCCGCGGATCTGATCGCCGCGATGCCCGGCGGCGGTCTGAAGGTCGCCAGGGTGCAGGGCAATCTGGGTGAGTACGGAACCCGCCAGTTTCTGCTCGGTCAGAACGAGTATCTGCAGCCGCTCATCGACAGCGGCAAGATCCGCGTGGTCTGCGAGACCACGATCGACGACTGGGACCCGGCCGAAGGTCAGGCATTCGCGGACGAGTGCCTGACCCGGGAGAACAACGACATCGACCTTTTCGTCACCATGAACGACGACCTGGCGGGCGGAATCGTCGCCGCCCTGGCCGGCCGCGGGCTGGCGGGACGGATACCGGTCACCGGGGGACAGGATGCCAATCTCGGTGCGCTGCAACTCATCGCACAGGGCTCCCTCGACAACACGATCTTCAAGAACCTGTCCGACCAGGCGAAGGTCGCCGCACAGCTGACCACGTCGATCCTGCACGGCGAGGACCTACCCGACAACATGATCAACGGCACGATCGACAATCAATACGTGGCGGTGCCGACGGTGTTCCTGCCCGTGCAGAACATCACGAAGGACAACCTCCACGTGGTGGTCAACTCCGGCTTCTACACCTGGCAGCAGATCTGCGCACCGGATCCGGACTCGACGGTGTGCCGGGAGCACGACTGA
- a CDS encoding nuclear transport factor 2 family protein → MSESLPDRVQITDRLHVVATLLDTKDWPGFAATLTDDIVAYGRTGPADVVARVRSHLDVCGATQHLLGNIRIDLDGDTARTTSYFRAFHVGLGDRAGATYECLGEYRDQWRRGPSGWLLSGRVIDVRAEIGDRSVIAPR, encoded by the coding sequence ATGAGCGAGTCCCTTCCCGACCGCGTCCAGATCACCGACCGCCTGCACGTCGTGGCAACCCTGCTCGACACGAAGGACTGGCCGGGGTTCGCCGCGACCCTCACCGACGACATCGTGGCCTACGGCCGGACGGGGCCCGCCGACGTCGTCGCGCGTGTCCGCTCCCACCTCGATGTCTGCGGCGCCACCCAGCACCTGCTCGGCAACATCCGCATCGACCTCGACGGCGACACGGCACGCACGACGTCCTATTTCCGGGCATTTCACGTCGGTCTCGGCGACCGCGCCGGCGCGACGTACGAATGCCTCGGCGAATACCGGGACCAGTGGCGGCGCGGCCCGTCGGGCTGGTTGCTGTCGGGGCGGGTGATCGATGTGCGCGCCGAGATCGGCGACCGGAGTGTCATCGCGCCCCGCTGA
- a CDS encoding class I SAM-dependent methyltransferase — protein MSERTPSRWEEITAADPGHSTWYVERFRAMEAKGQDIVGEARLVDAMLGRGGRVLDAGCGLGRLGGYLHDAGHDVVGVDVDPVLIGVAEEDHPGPTWLVGDLAELDLPSRGVAADFDVVVCAGNVMTFLAPSTRESVLAGFAAHLAPTGRVIVGFGADRGYEFPQFLADAAANGLRADLLLSTWDLRPFTDDSDFLVAVLSRAD, from the coding sequence ATGAGCGAGCGCACCCCCAGCCGGTGGGAGGAGATCACCGCGGCCGACCCGGGTCATTCGACGTGGTACGTCGAGCGGTTCCGGGCCATGGAGGCGAAGGGCCAGGACATCGTGGGCGAGGCCCGGCTGGTCGACGCGATGCTGGGCCGTGGCGGCCGGGTTCTCGATGCGGGGTGCGGACTGGGCCGGCTCGGTGGCTATCTGCACGATGCTGGTCATGACGTGGTCGGGGTCGATGTGGATCCGGTGCTGATCGGCGTCGCGGAGGAGGATCACCCCGGCCCGACGTGGCTGGTCGGTGACCTCGCGGAGTTGGATTTGCCCTCCCGCGGCGTCGCGGCCGATTTCGACGTGGTCGTGTGTGCGGGCAACGTGATGACGTTCCTGGCGCCGTCGACCCGGGAGTCGGTGCTGGCGGGATTCGCTGCTCATCTCGCCCCGACCGGCCGGGTGATCGTCGGGTTCGGCGCCGACCGGGGCTACGAGTTCCCGCAATTCCTCGCGGACGCCGCAGCCAACGGTCTGAGGGCGGATCTGCTGCTCTCGACGTGGGATCTGCGTCCGTTCACCGACGACTCCGACTTTCTGGTGGCGGTGCTGTCCCGCGCGGACTGA